In Gemmatimonas sp. UBA7669, one genomic interval encodes:
- a CDS encoding phosphoglycerate kinase, producing the protein MSTATKTIRDLTPAELQGKRALVRVDFNVPLDDAGRVSDDTRITAALPTITQLLDAGARVILLAHFGRPKGAPEAKYSLAPVAARLRELLPRPVHFLGETVGAAAVAATKALAAGEVLLLENTRFLPGEEKNDDALSRQLAELGDVYVNDAFGAAHRAHASTAGVARYCRPAVAGLLMEKELAYLGGALANPARPFVAILGGSKISGKIDVVEALLPKVDKLLIGGAMACTFFKAMGFETGNSLVEPDRLDMARDLLSRAGDKLVLPVDATIAPAMDAGAAASHVSRQAIPAGQAMFDIGPASADTYRALVTGARTVLWNGPMGVFEKPPFDAGTRAVALAMAAATANGATTIIGGGDSAAAVAEAGLESQMSHVSTGGGASLEFLEGKDLPGVSALDSR; encoded by the coding sequence ATGTCCACCGCTACCAAAACCATTCGCGATCTCACCCCCGCCGAGCTGCAGGGCAAGCGTGCCCTCGTGCGCGTCGATTTCAACGTGCCGCTCGATGACGCCGGGCGGGTGAGCGATGACACGCGCATTACGGCCGCCCTGCCCACCATCACGCAGTTGCTCGACGCCGGTGCGCGCGTGATCCTGCTGGCGCATTTCGGGCGTCCGAAGGGCGCGCCGGAGGCGAAGTATTCGCTGGCGCCGGTCGCCGCACGCCTGCGTGAACTCCTGCCACGGCCCGTGCACTTCCTGGGCGAGACCGTGGGCGCGGCGGCCGTCGCGGCCACGAAGGCGCTGGCCGCGGGGGAAGTGCTGCTGCTCGAGAATACGCGCTTCCTGCCTGGTGAAGAGAAGAACGACGACGCACTCTCGCGCCAGCTCGCGGAGTTGGGTGACGTGTACGTGAACGACGCCTTTGGCGCCGCGCATCGTGCGCACGCGAGCACGGCCGGGGTGGCGCGCTATTGCCGACCGGCCGTGGCCGGTTTGCTCATGGAGAAGGAGCTCGCGTATCTGGGCGGCGCGCTCGCCAATCCCGCGCGACCCTTTGTGGCCATTCTGGGCGGATCCAAGATCAGCGGCAAGATCGATGTGGTGGAGGCGCTGCTGCCCAAGGTGGACAAACTGCTGATTGGCGGCGCCATGGCCTGCACGTTCTTCAAGGCCATGGGGTTCGAGACCGGCAATTCGCTGGTGGAACCCGACCGTCTCGACATGGCGCGCGATCTGTTGTCGCGCGCCGGCGACAAGCTCGTGCTGCCGGTGGATGCCACGATTGCACCGGCCATGGACGCCGGCGCCGCCGCGTCGCACGTGTCGCGTCAGGCCATTCCTGCGGGCCAGGCCATGTTCGACATCGGACCGGCCAGCGCGGACACCTATCGCGCGCTGGTGACCGGCGCGCGCACCGTGCTGTGGAACGGACCGATGGGTGTGTTCGAGAAGCCCCCGTTTGATGCCGGCACCCGCGCGGTGGCGCTCGCCATGGCCGCCGCGACCGCCAATGGCGCCACCACCATCATCGGTGGCGGTGACTCGGCCGCCGCTGTGGCGGAGGCCGGGCTCGAGTCGCAGATGTCGCACGTGTCCACCGGCGGCGGCGCGTCACTCGAGTTTCTCGAAGGCAAGGATCTCCCTGGCGTCAGCGCACTCGATTCGCGCTGA
- the gap gene encoding type I glyceraldehyde-3-phosphate dehydrogenase → MGIRVGINGFGRIGRQVLRAAKLQGVADIDFVAINDLTDTKTLAHLFKYDSVHGKFDGQVSAEADGITIDGDKVKILAERDPAKLPWKDLGVDIVLESTGRFTDAKDAVKHIEGGAKKVIISAPATNEDITVVMGVNSDKYDPSSHHIISNASCTTNCLAPMVKVIRDSFGFVHGSMVTIHSYTNDQSILDLPHKDLRRARAAAVSMIPTSTGAAKATALVLPEVKGKIDGVAVRVPTPDVSLTDLTCVVERPVTKEEVNAAFKAASENGLAGIMGYSEVPLVSVDYIGDPHSCTLDALSTIVINGTLVKISGWYDNEWGYSSRCVDLLRYVGARL, encoded by the coding sequence ATGGGCATTCGCGTTGGCATCAACGGCTTCGGCCGCATCGGCCGTCAGGTGCTTCGGGCCGCCAAGCTGCAGGGCGTCGCGGACATCGACTTCGTCGCGATCAACGACCTCACCGACACCAAGACGCTCGCGCACCTCTTCAAGTACGACTCGGTGCACGGGAAGTTCGATGGGCAGGTGAGTGCCGAGGCCGATGGCATCACCATCGACGGCGACAAGGTCAAGATTCTCGCCGAACGTGATCCGGCCAAGCTGCCCTGGAAGGACCTCGGCGTCGACATCGTGCTCGAGTCGACCGGTCGCTTCACCGATGCCAAGGACGCGGTCAAGCACATCGAAGGCGGCGCCAAGAAGGTCATCATCTCGGCGCCGGCCACCAACGAAGACATCACGGTGGTGATGGGGGTGAACAGCGACAAGTACGATCCGTCGTCGCATCACATCATCTCCAACGCCTCGTGCACCACGAACTGCCTGGCGCCGATGGTGAAGGTCATTCGTGACAGCTTCGGTTTCGTGCACGGCTCCATGGTCACGATCCACAGCTACACCAACGACCAGTCCATCCTCGACCTGCCGCACAAGGATCTGCGCCGCGCGCGCGCGGCCGCGGTGAGCATGATCCCGACGTCGACGGGCGCGGCCAAGGCCACGGCGCTCGTACTCCCCGAAGTGAAGGGCAAGATCGATGGCGTGGCGGTGCGTGTGCCGACGCCCGACGTGTCGCTCACCGACCTGACGTGCGTCGTGGAGCGTCCGGTGACGAAGGAAGAAGTCAACGCGGCGTTCAAGGCGGCGTCGGAGAACGGTCTGGCCGGCATCATGGGCTACAGCGAAGTGCCGCTCGTGTCGGTGGATTACATCGGCGATCCGCACTCCTGCACGCTCGATGCGCTGAGCACGATCGTCATCAACGGCACGCTGGTGAAGATCAGCGGCTGGTATGACAACGAGTGGGGCTACTCCTCGCGCTGCGTGGACTTGCTGCGTTACGTCGGCGCGCGGCTCTAA
- a CDS encoding ComF family protein encodes MLAGLLQLLLPAACAICRAPHEPGSDGIVCGSCLSRIVPLALPLCARCGHPRYSLAVPLAQEAPSGSAPSGIAPSGMSGPKRAAPCAWCPHLHPAIRAVRSVTRMDDGSGPALVHALKYQGWRGVAVAMGRRMARLSWPDDVLSERAALVPIPLSRTRLRERGYNQAQCLADAIAPMWHCPVWSDVLVRMRDTQSQVRLTPSERAVNVSRAFAVPQGRLAQLRGAHLVLVDDVVTTAATLNAAAEALVAGGARIVSAVTFGRAPDPGDRTAS; translated from the coding sequence ATGCTCGCGGGCCTGCTGCAGCTGTTGCTGCCAGCCGCCTGTGCCATTTGCCGGGCGCCGCACGAGCCCGGATCGGACGGTATCGTGTGCGGGAGCTGCCTCTCCCGCATCGTGCCGCTGGCGTTGCCGCTGTGCGCGCGCTGTGGACATCCCCGCTATTCACTGGCCGTGCCCCTGGCGCAGGAGGCACCCTCGGGCTCCGCGCCCTCAGGCATCGCGCCCTCGGGCATGTCAGGCCCGAAGCGCGCGGCCCCATGCGCCTGGTGCCCGCACTTGCACCCCGCCATACGGGCCGTGCGCTCCGTCACGCGCATGGACGACGGTAGCGGGCCGGCGCTCGTGCACGCGCTCAAGTATCAGGGCTGGCGTGGCGTGGCGGTCGCCATGGGGCGTCGCATGGCGCGTTTGTCCTGGCCGGACGACGTGCTGAGTGAACGGGCAGCGCTGGTGCCCATCCCCCTGTCCCGTACCCGGCTGCGGGAGCGTGGCTACAATCAGGCCCAGTGTCTGGCCGACGCGATCGCCCCAATGTGGCACTGCCCGGTGTGGTCGGATGTGCTGGTGCGAATGCGCGATACCCAATCGCAGGTGCGGTTGACACCATCGGAGCGGGCGGTGAACGTTTCACGGGCGTTCGCCGTGCCTCAGGGCCGGCTGGCGCAACTGCGGGGCGCGCACCTCGTGCTGGTGGACGATGTCGTCACGACCGCCGCGACCCTCAATGCGGCTGCCGAAGCGCTCGTGGCGGGCGGCGCCCGCATCGTCAGTGCTGTGACCTTCGGACGGGCGCCGGATCCCGGCGACCGCACCGCTTCCTGA
- a CDS encoding shikimate dehydrogenase family protein, which yields MLRELPWNGFVILGHPVAHSLSPVFQNAALEAIGAKQRYERLDVPPASLRSAFDLLQAHRIVGNVTIPHKEAVAQLATQLTPPAERTGAVNTFWWDGDDLVGHNTDVAGADASIMALCPDGVSGPAVVLGAGGSAAAVLYALSQRGVRDIHVVVRDGARAEALLARLACNGTVHAHDALPQSAGVARGPLQRVLAEAALVVNCTPIGLQGPDHPLPLSSVGPMTALFDLVYTALGTDWIRAAQAAGKRAEDGLRMLVEQGAAAFEVWTGERAPRDVMWRALCVPAPSLNEPRSIQPAAAAPSR from the coding sequence ATGTTACGCGAACTGCCGTGGAATGGCTTTGTGATTCTGGGACATCCGGTGGCGCACTCGCTCTCGCCAGTTTTTCAGAATGCGGCGCTCGAGGCCATCGGGGCCAAGCAGCGCTATGAGCGGCTCGATGTGCCGCCAGCGTCACTCCGGTCGGCTTTCGACTTGCTGCAGGCACATCGCATCGTGGGCAACGTCACCATCCCGCACAAGGAAGCGGTGGCGCAGCTGGCCACGCAGCTCACGCCACCCGCGGAGCGCACCGGTGCCGTGAACACGTTCTGGTGGGACGGCGACGATCTCGTTGGACACAATACCGATGTGGCCGGTGCCGACGCGAGCATTATGGCGTTGTGTCCGGACGGTGTCTCTGGTCCGGCCGTTGTGCTGGGCGCCGGCGGCAGTGCAGCGGCCGTGCTGTACGCGCTGTCGCAGCGCGGTGTGCGCGATATCCACGTGGTGGTGCGGGACGGCGCACGCGCCGAGGCACTGCTTGCCCGGCTGGCATGCAACGGTACGGTGCACGCGCATGATGCCCTCCCACAATCGGCGGGCGTGGCCCGCGGCCCCTTGCAAAGGGTGCTCGCGGAAGCCGCGCTGGTCGTGAACTGTACGCCCATCGGCCTTCAGGGTCCAGATCATCCGCTGCCGCTCAGTTCGGTGGGGCCGATGACGGCACTGTTCGATCTGGTATACACTGCGCTCGGCACCGACTGGATTCGTGCGGCGCAAGCGGCTGGAAAGCGCGCGGAAGACGGATTGCGCATGCTGGTGGAGCAGGGGGCGGCGGCGTTTGAGGTGTGGACAGGGGAACGCGCTCCGCGGGATGTCATGTGGCGCGCGTTGTGTGTGCCGGCCCCCAGTCTCAACGAGCCGCGTTCGATTCAACCCGCTGCGGCCGCGCCTTCGCGGTGA
- a CDS encoding low molecular weight protein arginine phosphatase: MHLLFVCTGNTCRSPMAEAIARRLIADRGLSSVTVGSAGTSAWPDAPASDGALLVAMEQGMDLSQHRARQLSPELVAGADLILTMGPHHLERAEALGGEGRSHLLTGYAGTNPRPVSDPFGGDLSVYRATAAELEQEIRAVLDKAVAERSRLAP, from the coding sequence ATGCACCTGTTGTTCGTTTGCACCGGCAACACCTGTCGCAGCCCGATGGCCGAGGCCATCGCACGACGGCTCATCGCCGATCGTGGTCTGTCGTCCGTGACAGTGGGCAGCGCCGGCACCAGCGCGTGGCCCGATGCCCCGGCGTCCGATGGTGCGCTGCTCGTGGCGATGGAGCAGGGCATGGACCTGAGCCAGCACCGTGCGCGCCAGTTGTCCCCGGAACTGGTGGCGGGAGCCGACCTCATCCTCACCATGGGTCCGCATCATCTCGAGCGCGCAGAAGCCCTGGGCGGCGAAGGGCGCAGTCACCTGCTCACGGGATATGCCGGCACCAATCCGCGTCCGGTGAGTGATCCGTTTGGCGGCGACCTGTCGGTGTATCGAGCCACGGCGGCCGAACTCGAACAGGAGATTCGTGCCGTGCTCGACAAGGCGGTGGCCGAGCGGTCCAGGCTCGCTCCCTGA
- a CDS encoding L-threonylcarbamoyladenylate synthase, whose amino-acid sequence MSMHSLRSTPFWSPAEVEAAIRPAILHLSERGVLAYPTETVYGFGTAVDHDSVETLVQLKGRPPGKPFLLLIAHPSQIARLDLHLPTYAAHLAARFWPGPLTLVLPGGDRRVPARLRGPEGGVAVRWTPHEGLQRLLAAYGEPITSTSANRPGVPPATQASEILAQWPDAIHRGVLHVLDGGGLAPSPPSTVVDCTGRRPRVIRPGVLSAATLRDVVPDLVGDH is encoded by the coding sequence ATGAGCATGCACAGTCTGCGTTCGACGCCGTTCTGGTCGCCGGCGGAGGTGGAGGCGGCCATTCGTCCGGCCATCCTGCATCTCAGCGAACGCGGCGTGCTGGCCTATCCCACCGAAACGGTGTACGGCTTCGGCACGGCCGTCGATCACGACTCGGTGGAGACCCTCGTGCAGCTGAAGGGGCGTCCGCCAGGCAAACCCTTTCTGCTGCTCATCGCGCATCCCAGTCAGATTGCCCGTCTCGACCTGCATCTGCCCACCTACGCCGCGCATCTCGCCGCGCGCTTCTGGCCCGGACCACTTACCCTCGTCCTGCCAGGCGGCGACCGACGCGTGCCCGCGCGCCTGCGTGGTCCCGAGGGCGGCGTGGCGGTGCGTTGGACGCCGCATGAGGGCCTGCAGCGATTGCTGGCCGCGTACGGAGAGCCCATCACCAGCACCAGTGCCAATCGACCGGGCGTTCCCCCTGCCACCCAGGCCAGCGAAATTCTCGCGCAGTGGCCGGACGCCATCCACCGCGGCGTGCTGCACGTCCTCGATGGCGGAGGACTCGCCCCTTCACCGCCATCCACGGTGGTCGACTGCACCGGACGCCGGCCACGTGTCATCCGTCCCGGTGTGCTGTCCGCGGCCACGCTGCGTGACGTGGTACCCGACCTGGTGGGTGATCACTGA
- the ispD gene encoding 2-C-methyl-D-erythritol 4-phosphate cytidylyltransferase — MSTTDSSGESNTQGESGAARPQPPRRIIPPPVVASRPETARAGGDTVRDVGVVIVAGGSGSRTGSTELKQFRWVAGKPALLHSVQAFMARPDVAVVVVVLPKAYAADPPPWLFQCDVDRLLVSVGGRERHESVVNGLEDLPEEVTIAVVHDAARPLVTDATIDRVIAAAREGHGAVAALPVVDTLKEVDETGRILRTVDRTRLWRAQTPQAFPRRMIEEAHVAARRDHIGATDDAALCERLGLPVVVVRGSERGLKITEEVDFARADALSLLRDE; from the coding sequence ATGAGCACGACTGATTCATCCGGCGAGTCCAACACGCAGGGCGAGAGCGGCGCAGCGCGTCCTCAGCCCCCGCGACGCATCATTCCGCCTCCGGTGGTGGCATCACGTCCGGAGACGGCACGTGCTGGCGGTGACACCGTGCGCGATGTGGGGGTGGTGATCGTGGCAGGTGGGTCGGGCAGTCGCACGGGCAGCACGGAACTCAAGCAATTCCGCTGGGTGGCGGGCAAGCCGGCGCTGTTGCACAGCGTGCAGGCCTTCATGGCCCGACCTGATGTGGCGGTCGTGGTGGTGGTGCTGCCCAAGGCGTACGCGGCGGATCCGCCGCCCTGGCTGTTTCAGTGTGACGTCGATCGGTTGCTGGTCAGTGTCGGTGGACGCGAGCGTCATGAGAGCGTGGTGAATGGGCTGGAGGACCTGCCCGAAGAAGTCACCATCGCGGTGGTGCACGATGCGGCACGGCCGCTGGTGACCGACGCGACCATCGATCGCGTGATTGCGGCGGCGCGCGAAGGGCATGGTGCCGTGGCCGCCCTGCCGGTGGTGGATACGCTCAAGGAAGTGGATGAGACCGGCCGCATTCTGCGCACGGTGGATCGCACGCGACTCTGGCGTGCACAAACGCCGCAGGCCTTCCCGCGTCGCATGATCGAAGAAGCGCACGTGGCGGCGCGTCGTGATCACATTGGCGCCACGGATGACGCGGCCCTCTGCGAACGCCTGGGATTGCCGGTGGTGGTGGTGCGCGGCAGCGAGCGCGGACTCAAGATCACCGAAGAGGTGGACTTTGCGCGCGCCGACGCGCTCAGCCTGCTGCGCGATGAATGA
- the radA gene encoding DNA repair protein RadA: protein MAKAGGKSRSVYRCTECGAESPKWAGRCEGCGAWNTLAEEVVSPVVTSKRTAARQAGGVAAPTVALGRVSTTATPRWRTGLDEFDFVLGGGIVPGSMVLVGGEPGIGKSTLLLQVAARLEQAGLATLYVSGEESALQVRLRAERLAEDAAAVSLLTETSLETIIASAEVAGADGRRPQVLIVDSIQTVHTELLEGAPGNVGQVRECAARLMRFAKDSNTTVFVIGHVTKGGGIAGPKTLEHIVDTVLYFEGDGTLDHRVLRATKNRFGSVDEIGVFRMLESGLVPVENPSALFLGDRRDVASGSAVCALMEGTRPVLVEVQALAARAGFGTPQRVANGIDSRRLALLLAVLDKRGGFSCAQLDVFCNVVGGMRVQEPSVDLAVVAALASSVVDRPLPAQAIFLGELGLGGEVRPVSQVERRLAEAAKLGMTTAYLSDRALPRRVPGDMRLIGVRTLRDVLERTLGKGAE from the coding sequence ATGGCCAAGGCTGGCGGCAAGTCGCGGTCGGTGTATCGCTGCACGGAGTGCGGGGCGGAATCACCCAAGTGGGCGGGACGCTGCGAAGGCTGCGGCGCGTGGAACACCCTGGCGGAGGAAGTGGTGTCGCCGGTGGTCACGAGCAAGCGCACCGCGGCCAGGCAGGCCGGAGGCGTTGCCGCGCCCACCGTGGCGCTCGGCCGCGTCTCCACCACGGCCACACCGCGCTGGCGAACCGGCCTCGACGAGTTCGACTTTGTGCTCGGCGGCGGCATCGTGCCGGGCAGCATGGTGCTGGTGGGTGGTGAGCCCGGCATCGGCAAGAGCACACTGCTGCTGCAGGTGGCGGCGCGCCTGGAGCAGGCGGGGCTGGCCACGCTCTACGTATCGGGCGAAGAGAGCGCACTGCAGGTGCGCCTGCGTGCGGAACGGCTGGCCGAAGACGCGGCCGCGGTGTCGCTGCTGACGGAGACGTCGCTGGAAACGATCATCGCGTCTGCTGAAGTGGCGGGAGCCGATGGCCGCCGGCCGCAGGTGCTCATCGTGGACTCCATTCAGACGGTGCATACGGAACTGCTGGAAGGCGCGCCGGGCAATGTGGGGCAGGTCCGCGAGTGTGCCGCCCGTCTGATGCGCTTTGCAAAGGACAGCAACACCACCGTGTTCGTGATTGGACACGTGACCAAGGGTGGTGGCATCGCCGGCCCAAAGACACTCGAACATATCGTCGACACGGTCCTGTATTTCGAAGGGGACGGTACGCTCGATCATCGTGTGCTGCGCGCCACCAAGAATCGCTTTGGCAGCGTGGACGAGATCGGCGTGTTCCGGATGCTCGAGTCGGGGCTCGTGCCCGTCGAGAACCCCTCCGCACTCTTCCTCGGCGATCGCCGGGATGTCGCCAGCGGCAGCGCGGTGTGTGCGCTGATGGAAGGCACGCGTCCCGTGCTGGTGGAAGTGCAGGCCTTGGCGGCGCGGGCGGGCTTTGGCACGCCGCAACGTGTAGCCAACGGTATCGACAGCCGCCGATTGGCGCTGCTGCTGGCCGTGCTCGACAAGCGCGGCGGGTTCTCGTGCGCGCAGCTCGATGTGTTCTGCAACGTGGTGGGCGGCATGCGGGTGCAGGAACCCAGCGTTGATCTCGCGGTGGTGGCGGCACTCGCGTCGAGTGTCGTGGACCGTCCACTTCCGGCACAGGCGATCTTTCTGGGCGAGCTGGGGCTTGGTGGGGAAGTGCGTCCGGTGTCGCAGGTCGAGCGTCGTCTGGCCGAAGCGGCCAAGCTGGGCATGACCACCGCCTATCTCTCCGATCGGGCGCTGCCGCGCCGTGTGCCAGGCGACATGCGGCTGATCGGCGTGCGCACCCTGCGCGACGTGCTCGAGCGCACGCTGGGCAAGGGCGCGGAATGA
- the dnaB gene encoding replicative DNA helicase, translated as MTSLAVTATGAAPVVATAPSRDPYKERRPPWSEEAEQAVLGAMLLDADAIMRAAEHVDDSMFYREGHRRLFRAMVAITERGSVVDPLTLADELERRGELEHAGGREYLAFLLDAVPTVANVEYHARIVKEKALLRRLIEVSTEIVQEAFEGRTTATDLLDNAESRIFSLGQSKEKSGFARIKELLWPAMEKLELLAQRDQAITGVPTGFTELDHMTSGFQPADLIIVAARPSMGKTAFTLNIAQHAAITAKVPVAFFSLEMSKESLVQRMLAAEALIDAQALRKGGRALDESMPRLAQAAGILSHAPIFIDDTPGITLLDMRAKSRRLKAEHDLGLIIVDYLQLMTGPAGVENRQQEVSQISRGLKALAKELGVPVVALSQLSRAPEQRTGDDKGRPQLSDLRESGAIEQDADVIMFIFRQEVYAERDENGRLKDPSLEGRAEIIIGKQRNGPIGSARLFFHKQYTRFDNFSNREPPPEYGGGGYGGGGGGGYGGPKLVKGGDDDDFSGTPF; from the coding sequence ATGACCAGTCTTGCCGTCACCGCCACCGGTGCCGCACCGGTGGTTGCCACCGCCCCATCACGCGATCCGTACAAGGAACGCCGTCCGCCCTGGTCCGAGGAAGCGGAGCAGGCCGTGCTGGGCGCCATGCTGCTGGACGCCGACGCCATCATGCGCGCGGCCGAGCATGTCGATGACTCGATGTTCTACCGCGAGGGACATCGTCGTCTGTTTCGCGCCATGGTGGCCATTACCGAGCGTGGCAGCGTGGTGGATCCGCTCACGCTGGCCGATGAGCTCGAACGGCGTGGTGAGTTGGAGCATGCGGGCGGACGCGAGTATCTCGCCTTCCTGCTCGATGCGGTGCCGACCGTGGCCAACGTGGAGTACCACGCACGCATCGTGAAGGAGAAGGCGCTGCTGCGTCGACTCATCGAGGTCAGCACCGAGATCGTGCAGGAGGCCTTCGAGGGACGCACGACCGCCACGGATCTGCTGGACAACGCGGAATCGCGCATCTTCTCGCTGGGACAGAGCAAGGAGAAGAGCGGATTCGCGCGCATCAAGGAACTGCTCTGGCCGGCCATGGAGAAGCTCGAACTCCTGGCGCAGCGCGATCAGGCCATTACCGGCGTGCCGACGGGCTTCACCGAGCTCGACCACATGACCTCGGGCTTCCAGCCGGCCGACCTCATCATCGTGGCCGCGCGACCGTCCATGGGCAAGACGGCGTTCACGCTCAACATCGCGCAGCACGCGGCCATCACGGCCAAGGTGCCGGTGGCCTTCTTCTCGCTCGAAATGAGCAAGGAGTCGCTGGTGCAGCGTATGCTGGCGGCGGAAGCGCTGATCGATGCGCAGGCGTTGCGTAAAGGTGGTAGGGCGCTCGACGAATCGATGCCACGTCTGGCGCAGGCCGCTGGTATTCTGAGCCATGCGCCCATCTTCATCGACGATACGCCGGGCATCACGTTGCTCGACATGCGCGCCAAGTCGCGCCGTCTCAAGGCCGAACACGACCTCGGCCTCATCATCGTGGACTACCTGCAGCTCATGACGGGACCGGCCGGCGTGGAGAACCGTCAGCAGGAGGTCTCGCAGATCTCGCGAGGACTCAAGGCGCTGGCCAAGGAACTTGGTGTGCCGGTGGTGGCGCTCTCGCAGTTGTCGCGTGCACCGGAACAGCGGACCGGTGACGACAAGGGTCGCCCGCAGCTCTCCGACCTGCGTGAGTCGGGCGCCATCGAGCAGGACGCCGACGTCATCATGTTCATCTTCCGTCAGGAAGTGTATGCAGAGCGCGACGAGAACGGTCGCCTCAAGGATCCGTCGCTGGAGGGACGTGCCGAGATCATCATCGGCAAGCAGCGCAATGGTCCCATTGGCAGTGCGCGACTGTTCTTCCACAAGCAGTACACGCGCTTCGACAACTTCTCCAATCGTGAGCCACCGCCGGAGTATGGCGGCGGTGGGTATGGAGGAGGTGGTGGAGGCGGGTATGGTGGCCCCAAGCTCGTGAAGGGCGGTGATGACGACGACTTCAGCGGCACGCCCTTCTGA
- a CDS encoding uracil-DNA glycosylase → MAPSAPDDADIAAQSAPPPPPPPAPDARFDAQSSTDWRETLRQAGTRRPDGDAGAASLPAQPTPARTSSPAPVSPAASAASLSGVPAVLPDWLAALGVPAGLEAGAARVQDLSPDVSALPSLEAVAQHIAACQRCGLHKTARNPVPGEGHPRAELLCVGEAPGANEDMQGRPFVGEAGQLLTKILAAIQLGRDDVFIHNVLKHRPPGNRDPNPDEVLACQPYLLRQIELVRPRVILALGRFAAQTLLQTGTAIGALRGRIHRFHGVPLIVTYHPAALLRNEAWKRPTWEDVKLARRVLDAARAAEPQRSFE, encoded by the coding sequence GTGGCGCCTTCCGCTCCAGACGATGCGGACATTGCCGCGCAATCAGCACCACCGCCGCCGCCGCCACCCGCTCCCGATGCGCGCTTCGATGCGCAGTCCAGCACGGACTGGCGTGAGACGCTGAGACAGGCGGGCACGAGACGCCCGGATGGGGATGCGGGCGCTGCGTCCTTGCCGGCTCAGCCCACCCCGGCGCGTACGAGCTCACCGGCCCCGGTATCCCCCGCGGCCTCCGCCGCGAGTCTGTCCGGCGTGCCTGCGGTTCTGCCGGATTGGCTGGCGGCACTGGGTGTGCCCGCCGGTCTCGAGGCCGGCGCTGCGCGTGTGCAGGACCTATCACCCGACGTGTCCGCGTTGCCGTCCCTCGAGGCCGTTGCGCAGCATATCGCGGCATGCCAGCGCTGTGGACTGCACAAGACCGCGCGCAATCCGGTACCGGGCGAGGGACATCCCCGAGCCGAGTTGCTATGCGTCGGCGAAGCGCCGGGCGCCAACGAGGACATGCAGGGGCGTCCGTTCGTGGGTGAGGCGGGTCAGTTGCTCACCAAGATTCTGGCGGCCATTCAGTTGGGGCGCGACGACGTGTTCATCCACAACGTGCTCAAGCATCGTCCGCCGGGAAATCGCGACCCGAATCCCGACGAGGTGCTCGCGTGTCAGCCCTATCTGCTGCGGCAGATCGAGCTGGTGCGTCCGCGCGTCATTCTCGCGCTGGGACGCTTCGCGGCGCAGACCCTGCTGCAGACCGGCACCGCCATTGGCGCGCTGCGTGGGCGCATTCATCGCTTCCACGGCGTGCCACTCATCGTCACCTATCATCCCGCGGCGCTGCTGCGCAATGAAGCGTGGAAGCGTCCCACGTGGGAAGACGTCAAGTTGGCGCGTCGTGTGCTCGACGCCGCACGCGCCGCCGAACCGCAGCGATCGTTCGAGTGA
- a CDS encoding DNA-directed RNA polymerase subunit omega yields MQVFTPTDVTKHAANKYLSVLIAAKFARVLNEFPRDRSLHEKKLTTRALEELSSGEIDYKVVPRRRSA; encoded by the coding sequence ATGCAGGTTTTCACACCGACCGACGTTACCAAGCACGCGGCCAACAAGTACCTCAGCGTGCTCATCGCGGCCAAGTTTGCGCGGGTGCTGAACGAGTTCCCCCGTGATCGTTCGCTGCACGAGAAGAAGCTCACCACGCGCGCCCTCGAGGAGCTGTCGTCCGGGGAGATCGACTACAAGGTCGTGCCGCGGCGTCGCTCGGCCTGA
- the gmk gene encoding guanylate kinase: MSSFPVILSAPSGGGKTTIARRLLERRSDLGYSVSCTTRAPREGEVDGRDYRFLSRDAFLDGVSRGDFAEWAEVHGQHYGTLRSEVERVLGTGRHVLMDIDVQGARQFHAAFPDTVLIFVLPPSGEVLKSRLTARKSEDREKLLVRLRNARAELGEVGRYHYVVVNDDLERAVEQVSAIIDAEGLRHDRVHAVEAQVEALIAQLEQEIHDFSQGD, encoded by the coding sequence GTGAGCTCTTTTCCGGTCATTTTGTCCGCCCCAAGTGGCGGTGGGAAAACCACGATCGCTCGTCGTCTGCTGGAGCGGCGGAGTGATTTGGGTTATTCTGTGAGTTGCACGACGCGTGCACCACGCGAGGGCGAGGTGGACGGCCGGGACTACCGGTTCCTGTCGCGCGACGCCTTCCTCGATGGCGTATCGCGCGGCGACTTCGCCGAGTGGGCGGAGGTGCACGGTCAGCACTACGGCACCCTGCGCTCGGAGGTCGAGCGGGTGCTGGGAACGGGCCGCCACGTGTTGATGGACATCGATGTGCAGGGTGCGCGGCAGTTCCACGCGGCGTTTCCCGACACGGTGCTGATCTTTGTCCTGCCGCCGTCGGGTGAGGTACTCAAGTCCCGCCTGACCGCGCGCAAGAGTGAGGATCGGGAGAAGTTGCTGGTGCGTTTGCGCAACGCGCGGGCCGAGTTGGGAGAAGTCGGTCGCTATCACTACGTGGTGGTGAACGACGATCTCGAGCGGGCCGTGGAGCAGGTGAGTGCGATCATCGACGCCGAAGGACTGCGCCACGATCGGGTGCATGCCGTGGAGGCGCAGGTGGAGGCACTGATCGCACAACTCGAGCAGGAAATTCACGACTTCAGCCAGGGCGACTGA